The following DNA comes from Magnolia sinica isolate HGM2019 chromosome 18, MsV1, whole genome shotgun sequence.
ATGGAGAGAACCACAACCAACACATTTGTAGGGCCCCCCAAGATGTGTTATgtccaccttgtccatccattGCACCAGCTCAGGTTAAGACATGAGGTCAAAAGGCAGGCCGATTCACAACTCAAATAGGCTtaacatgaggtccaaaaggcaGGCTGATTCACAGCTCAAATGGGCTTATACCAAAAAAActgggggattgaacgcctaccattgaaactttcttgcattccaaagaagttttagatcaggttgatatttgtgtcttcccttcatcttggtagtaatgaccttatgaatggggtAGATCGCATATGAATACCAAGGTGTTCTGATTTCTTCCATTAAAACACAAAGGACATGAATTTTTCCAATTTTCCCACTCGAGCATTTAGGATTTCCAAATGGGAGAACATAAAAAAGTCAGACTAGAAATTCCAAATGGGTGGACCAAAAAAAAAGCCAGAATCTGTGATTTCAACAATGGAGCTTCTTTCTCTCAGGTTGCAGCTACCTCAGACATTTCAACAGTGATATGGAACCTCTTTCTCTCAGCTTGTGGCAACCTCGGTCATCTCCTGTTCAACAGAGCTCGGAACGACTGGGTAGTACTTGTAGTGGAGTTCACCTACGTCGTCTCCAGAGAGCTTTTTCCAGCCATCAGGTCCAACATAATAAACTGCAACACACATAGCATTTTTCTAAGCATTTGGCCCAAAATATCAGAATGCATCCACATGCAACACGTATAATATTAGTAGAGCATGTTCCAGAGGGTTTTCGGTCTGGTTGACATAAGGGAATTTTGGTTGCAGTAGGTTTCCAAGGGAGGCTCACAAGTTGGAGAGAAGGCTTGCTGATCAGTAGCATCTCCACTAACTCTGGCACACTTCTAGGGCAATCGGAGTGGTTGATCTCGTGGGCCACTGACTGGAGCCATATATAGCTGACACAACAGTGGTCGAAAGATGATTCACCACACTTTTTTAGCAGAAATGGTAAGCATTGGTCCATATtcatagaataaaaataaaaaattacacccATTGGATGGCAAGGGTTATCAAAACACCATGAATTTTAGGCTATATCCTGCCAGCATGGTGACAGGAGATCAGCAGCTCTGATTGCCCTAGGCATGTGCAGTGAGTGTGGTGGAGATATGGGAGATGGCCATCTCCATGAGGCTCTCCCAGGTCACTTTAGCTTTCCCATTCTAGGTGGTTTACAAAATGCTCAGGCAGAAAGTTTGTGAAGTCGGGGCCATCAGCTTCTACGGTGGGGACCATAGTTCAATGGTCCAAACCATGAATATATTATGGCTCTACTGTTTTGAACCAAAAGTCTACTAGAAAGAAAAATCCAAACTCTCTAACCAGGTGgtcaacaaatggatggttaagaaataaaattctgtaaagtttaaattcaaacaaattttttatttttttttgaaagatggttCAAATTGAAACAATAAGGCCAAATATTTCATAATCATGTCAACTGGAGAGTGTGGTGCACAACCATCCACAATGAGACCCATCGTAGTTATGTTGGATCactgaccatgggccccacttgtacagggTGAAACCTGAACAGCACTGTACAAACTTTCAGCCTAAGCATTTATAATAACTCTAGCTCAAAAGGGTGGTGGAAACAGACCATAAGATGATGGAGAGGATTTACATTAACAATCAGAAGCAAGGACAAGGTGGCATATAATTGGGAATCCTGGCAGAAGCAACAACATGAACAGAACTTTGTGTGTGCATGCACCATgtgcatggagagagagagagagagagagagagagagagagaccgctAGCAACTCCACCGCTAGCTCCATCTCGAAAAGTTGCATGATAAATAGAACGCCGAGCCAGTTCAGCAGCTTCTTCAATAGACATGTCATAGCGGTACCTGATAAAATCCCAGAGATATCAGCTACAAATAGCTCATTTCTGAACATAGCAAAGCAACATGTGCTAAATGGCCTACCCATTATCCAGTACACCATAAGCATACGGAGAACCAGATCCAACAGAGAATCGTGTTCCCTTGAGTCTCCCTCCTTCGCTGTCTACATAATACAAACCAGGACCCTAAAATTGCACATGGAGCAAAATATTGTCAGAGAGTCCAGTTCAACCTCAAAAAACATTACATCAAATATGCAATCCTTTTATAACCCTTATTGGAAGAAGGCAAGACGCACAATTTACGAAACAGAATAATACCGTTTCATCCCATCCGGCAATCATTGTTCCTACTGATAAACCCATTCCACGGTATGAATATAGGATATTAGCCAACAGCTTTGAAGCGCCAGTTACTGAAATCCTCCGCTTGTTCGCCAGCTCATGCAGACGGCACTGAAAGCGAATGCAgaacccaaaaaacaaaaacaccTAGTTAAGTTTCTCTTATGAATGCTTTTAGAATAGGAATACAAAAAATCCACAATGACAACATCTTACTCATGGTGAACCCAATAGTTGAAAGAAATTAAGGTTAGCTCCATATTGAAACATCAAGAGACAAATTGATAACAGAGTACAAAAATAATAAGAGCTTTGCTAAGAGCACACACATCTACAGTAAAGCTCGTGTACATGCCACGCATGTGCCAGCATAGCACATGGGTGCAAGATCCAatcaggttggtctgaccttGTACGTGTTTTAACAAAAATAAATCTGCTCTACTCAGCACGTAAGCCCCGATACTAGAAACAGGTGGATGTGTTAGagttgtacatttgttttgccaactttGGTCCACATGACTAGTGGATCAAAATAATTGTTGGGCAAGGGTAACAATATACTGGTGTCATCCTGATTggtggattggatctcagacctatcatgccatgctgtCAAATATGTGGCGTGCACATGAGCTTTACTGCACACACACATGGACCTGGCAAAGTTTCAAATTcaaaactaataaaatgcatTACCTTGATGCCCAAATTCCTATGCCAAAATTGGCAATCAGCGGCACCTCCAGCCATTGTGCCAAGCATGTAAGGATTGATTTCAATTATTTTCTTCACACTCTGGGATGCTGCAGGAGGAAACGGTTAGGACTGGTGTTGACATATTTCAAGGCAAGTAAATGAGGAATAACAAAAGGCTTTTTAAAGCTTGAAGACCATGACAAGCAAAAGTATTTCAAATCGGAACTTAAGACAACAATTTAGATGTGTGATCTTTGTATGACCAGGGGCATGATATCAAATGGAAATTATAATATCAATCTTGTCAGAAATGCAAACATTCTTGGAGGTATTTGCACACCCCAAGCGATGGGATGAAACGTCACAAAGTTCTGTGTGAGTGGGATCAAGCTCCATAGCAGTTTACTTATGACTTAACGTTCATCCAACAGTCCATCATGGAAGTTACCATTTCTTAATTCATTCATCGTCGACCCAGCCTTTCTCCCAGCAATTTGGGGCCGGCTTTTAGATGGTAgattggaaaaggttctatgatcAGTTCCCCACCAGACATCAGCCTTCCCCTTTTATCCGGACTTTGGAACCGGCGATGGCAGAGGCTCATAGTTAGAATATGAGAGAAACAACTTGACAGTCCAAAGCTAATGCAATCAGTGGATTTTCCATATTAAGTATGAAGGACTAACATTCAAGCTATACATATTGAAAATAGTACTTGTGCAATTTACCCAAATAGCCACATTTTTTTTATGGATTCTAAAACACCACATTTACTTCTGCATTTTATGCCATTTTATTCTTCTAAACATGATACAAGGAAATTGTTATAATAACATGGAAATATGCCAACATGCATAAATCATAGAGAAGTACGTCAGCAATTTGAAAATCGAAAAGGAAGTTCCAGATTATTTTCCAATTGCCATGTTGACATGTCGATCAATGTCCTCAAAGTAAACTGCACCATGAAATTGTAAATTTGTGTTTCTTAATAAATAAATTGTAAACATTGAAAATACGAAACAAAAAGCAAAGAGATGTCCATGTTAACTGTCTCTTGATATTCCCCACTAAAATTTATTCTACCAACACCATCAAATGGTGCTTTTAAGTGATATAATGAACCGGACCACACAAACATAGAAAGAAATTGGCCATAATATGTTATGAAGGATATGTTCACAACAGACAAACTATGTTCACAAcacgaaagaaaaaaaaaaaaattttgagggaGCCAGTGGAATTATCTCTATTTAAAAGGCGTCACACAGAGATTCCAAGAAAACACTTTTTGTCACAAACAGACCTTTCTACTGTTGATGATATgcatttcaggaaaaaaaaaaaaaaacttcttaaaAACTAGGTAAGGGCTAAAAATTCTCAAGCCAAAGTGAAACAATTGAATGAAATCTTTTTGGTTGTTCTTAACCGGTTGTTTTTGCAGAGCGAAATTTGCATAAAAGCCAAATGAGCAACTTGACCAAGCTCTGAGCCCGAGTTATGAAAACAGAGAAAATAATTTATACATGACTATTTTAAAATGCTGAGatctaaaagaaataaaaatactatAGAAATAGAAATAGGAGAGTTTGGGCTAAGCCTTGAACCTGAAGCAAGTTTAATTGATCGATAACCAAAACTTGAGAACACCCCcctcccaaaaaaataaataaataaataaataaataaatcagagcgGAATTTTGGCATCGATTGAAGATcgctttggtgggtcccacttctaaCATCATCATCCGTATGGGTGATGTCAACGGTGTATGGATGGATGAAcccatgtgatatatatatatatatgtgtgtgtgtgtgtgtgtgtggagaaacaagattttagaagatttatgttgatttttatgagacttttttgTAGGGTTTCGGAGTGttagtaaaaatagaaaaagttagAAAAGCTGCCGATTCCCTTTTTTCTCTCTACGCTTTTTCTTGGGATTTCTTGCATTTTTTTTCATAGGGGTTTGGTGCAATTTGGGGTTCCCATCTATTagaacaaatatcatgttgatcggGCAAGATTTGAGGAATTTATAATATGTTTTGCGAGGAATAACAGTGTACAACCTTGTTCTTGGGCATGTTCTTGTTGTCGATCTCCTCAAATGGTGGCTTAGATGTATGTCAAAATAGTTGTCACGCTACCATATAAATAGTTGTGGTCAGCCTTTGGGTGATTCCAAGTCATTTGGAGTGGTGGGCAATAATGTGTGTGCAGTCGAGAGCATGCTTGGGTGGTCTCTAGTAGGTGggggtattttttttatttttttttagtaaaaTGGAATTCTAGGGATGCTCCAAGTTCCTTAGTTACTCCAAGGGAGTTAGTGTACCTGAAATAAGTAATGACCCTGGTTGGCAAATTACCAATGTTAAATTTGATGATACGAACTATTCTCAGTGTGTCCCTGACTGGCTCGTATGTTTGTCGATGgtccacaaaataaaaataaatataaataaataaataaaaagaagaagaagaatctatTATACATAGAACTATTCCAACACCTGAGAAGTTGGATGCTTCTTACGTCGATTGGGACCAATAATATGATTACTATGGGATGGTTGTTGCGCTCAATGAAGGCTAAAATCAGTGATACTCTTAGTACCGGAAAACTACTAAAGAGATGTGGGATTCTATTGTTGCAGCTTATTGTTAGAAGAAAAATGTAGCTCCAGTTTTTTAGTTAACCTGAGAGATTGCTAACTTTTGTCAGGGGGAGAGATCTTTGGGAAATTATTATACAGTGATTAAAGGTTTATCGTTGGAATTGGGCCATCATAGGCCAATCTGGTCATGTTATGCTCAGGAATAACAATTTTTTTACCTTCTTGCAGGGCTTAATTCAAACTTCAAGCACATATTCTCAACCAAGAACATCTGTCTTCACTCGGCACTCCCTTCTCTTTGCTTCAACAGAAGAAAGTGGCAGAAAAGTTATGATGGATACTATTCCTAGTTCTCATGATCCAACTGACCTGCTTAGTTCAACTAATGGCAACCGCCATGGACTAAAAAGAGGAGATAGTGCCAAAGGACGCTCAGATGACTCTAATCGTAGCCATGGAGTAATGGATCTTTGACATACTGATCTTGGAAGGGGTAAGAGCAATTTATCAATTGATGAGCGTAACAAGGTAATTTGTACTCGTTGTCTGTTGTGGCCAGCTCAAGTGCTAAAGCGGAGTATCAAGTAATGACTCACCTGAGCTACtttaattgaaaactttttttacTCAATTAGGTCTCCCAGTTTCTCCTCCTATACACTACACAGTGATAATCTTACAATTCAAACACAAACGTCCGCTGGAACCAAAAGAACAAACCCCAAGAACATTGTATGAGCCCAAGCAAGCTATACTGGGTCTGCACATACACCACAGTTACGGTGTATGCTCTTCCACCTCAAAGCAGTCCCACACACCAAATACATGAACCCTGGTTTAAAATAACGTCCACGGAGTGGAAAAAGGATGCAATCATACCCAACAACATATCACGCGGGTTTAACAGAAGCCAAATAGGGCTGAAACACAAGGTTATACACAGACCGTATGGTGTATGTCACGAGCATAGAAGAACAAACCCAAAGAAATTCAGCCTATCTGGCATCAATGGGAATAGAGTTCCATATTCCTCAAATCTCTCTTCAAAACACTGAAGGAGGGGCTAAAACAATCCTAAAAAATCTGCTGAAATACAACATGCCACAGGTGTACTGCACGATTCGGGAAAACCCCAAAAATAGCCAAAGCTCCGAATCAAAGAGAAAAACTTAACAAATCCAACAAAAAAATATGGAAACATGCTATGGATGACTAAATAGGGTAAAACTGATTCACCCCGTGTTGGATTTACAGCAAATCATCAAATGATTTGGGAGAATCTAAAAAAACATGATTTGGGGCCATTTTCTGCAGATGAGAAGACTGGCACAAAACTCACCTCGGAGAAAAACTCCAGCCCATACTTTAGGAAGCTAAGGGCTAATCTCTTCCCTAACAAAGACCTCTATTGAAACAACTAATTGCATCTTCAGATTCCTTCCTTGTACCTAAGAAGCATGAAACCACTTGTTACAGAAAATCGCCTTCTTCTCGCATAAGCATCCTCCTCCCTTGCCTCCTCCCCAATGGTTGGGTTGAGAATAACCAATGCATGATTTAATTGATTAATTAAATCACAGACAAGCCAGGCAACTTCTCGTTTACCCAAAAATTCTCTGAACTAAATTATCAAGCACCTGCTGACAGTTTAAGAACagttttttccttttcaatttgCATTGTGACAATAGTTTCGTAGTAAATAGTTTTTAGTTTCAGCACAACAAGAGATGAGTATCCTTCCGGTAGATGCACTTCTGCCCAGTTGTTAATTCATGAGCATCAagtaccacaaaaaatagtgataAATAACATGCAAATTAATAGTATAACTTAGATTCTGGAATTATCTCACTTAAAAATTGAGCAATCAGTTTCAGTTCACTGTATTTCTTTACACGACAATGCGGAAATGCTATGCAAGAACTAAAATTTAAATCTGCACATTATTAAACTTCTTTATGAAGTTAAATCATTTCACATAAGACGAAATCATCCTAACCAGCTAAGATCAATCAACCTATAAAAATATAAGATAGCATAAAATTGCATTAAACAGATATCCAACTGAATCTAATACATACAAATATATCCTCCCATGCTAGCCCGAGAATCAGCGGCAACCATAACTCCTTCCTTAAAAATGAAAGCAAGTGTTGTTGTCCCTTTTGCTGGCTTTACCATCTGCATCGCCTTTTTCTGAAAATCATCAAActggaaaaagaaatgaaaattagCATCCCAATCCTTCATGCATATAGGTTAATGCCAAAAGCTCTTTCTCGAAGGCAAGATCATGTttcaaatttatatttatttaaaaaagaaaaaaagaaaaaagaatccaCTGGAACTCACATTAGTGCTACTGGGTAGTTCAAACGATGGGACTGATGAGAAGCCTCCACAAAGATCATTTCCTCCCCCATGAAATGGGGTGAATGATTCAAGACCACTTGTATCAAGTTTCATGCTTATAAACCTGCAATGGAGAAATAACTTTTAAGCTATAGGCAGAATATCATATTTCACAATAAGAAAGGTAGATAACCGTAACCATACAGGAAAACTATGCATGCATTTGAATATCCACAGATACCAATTTGTTCTGACACGTTTAATTCAAATTTGAATAGGGCTTATCTGGTGGTGCAccttttttcaaattaaaaacaaAGTTCTTCTACCCCACATTGTGAGCAG
Coding sequences within:
- the LOC131232646 gene encoding proteasome subunit beta type-5-like codes for the protein MKLDTSGLESFTPFHGGGNDLCGGFSSVPSFELPSSTNFDDFQKKAMQMVKPAKGTTTLAFIFKEGVMVAADSRASMGGYISSQSVKKIIEINPYMLGTMAGGAADCQFWHRNLGIKCRLHELANKRRISVTGASKLLANILYSYRGMGLSVGTMIAGWDETGPGLYYVDSEGGRLKGTRFSVGSGSPYAYGVLDNGYRYDMSIEEAAELARRSIYHATFRDGASGGVASVYYVGPDGWKKLSGDDVGELHYKYYPVVPSSVEQEMTEVATS